The following DNA comes from Candidatus Angelobacter sp..
TACTCTTCCGCTGGGAATACCAGATTGGCTACTGGCTCCTGAGCGAGCCGCACCGGTGGCCCGAACGCCTGCGCGATCTCCATTGGCATGCCCGCGAATGGCGCAATTGGACGACGTTCTTTTCGATCGGGCGCCCTTTGCTGCTCGGCTCGATGATCGTCAGCACGCCGGTTGCCGCGCTGACATTCTGCCTGGCGCGAACCATCGTGATTCGTCACCGGTTGAAGCATCCGCATCTGGACCCGACCGACAGCGGCGCGCCCGCCTCGGATCATTGAAGGGAGACGCCGCTGGCAGTTGAAGAAATCTTC
Coding sequences within:
- a CDS encoding DUF2062 domain-containing protein, which gives rise to MNVRKWLREHSLRLLAIRDTPNAIAGGVAIGIFFGFTPLLGMKTLLSIFVAWLMRCNILAAAIAVTLHDVALPFMPILFRWEYQIGYWLLSEPHRWPERLRDLHWHAREWRNWTTFFSIGRPLLLGSMIVSTPVAALTFCLARTIVIRHRLKHPHLDPTDSGAPASDH